Genomic DNA from Peribacillus simplex:
AAAACGGGCCCACACATTTGTCAGAAGTCTTGTTCCGATTTTATAAAATTACTCTATCCATCCTTTTAGCAAATTTTTAAGTGGTTCGTTGTTGAATATAACTACTCGATACTTTCCCTTCCGTTTTGATTTTACGAGCCCAGCATCTTCCAATACAGAAAGATGTTTAGCTATCGCTTGCCGCGAAATGGAAATGTCGTGCTTCATAATGAGACGTACCGTAAGTTCATACAACGTCAGCTCGTTGCGTTCGGATAGTTCGTCTAATATAAGCCGCCGAGTCGAGTCTCCAAGTGCCTTGAATATTGCGTCTTTGTCCCAATTCATATATCGAGTATAAGCAACTCTACGGTTGCTTGTCAAGAACAGGAAACTGTATGGTTGCATGATAAAGGCACCCTTATCATGCACATAATTGTAGTTTGTTCCATTATAGAAATATAATTTCAAAAAAGTGCATGAATCCTCATTGGATCATCACACTAGTTAAATTTATAAGCACCTGCCCCGTTAATTCCATAAGAAAAAGGCTGCCGCAGCAACCCTTGTTATTGAAGTAGAGCACCTGTTAGTTAATATTTAAATATGAAAGGATTGCATCAAACATTCTTCATCATCTATCATTTTCTTTTTTTCTTCAAAATCTATATTTAGCGCACTAAAAATCTTTCTCCAAAATATAACGGCAGGAATGTTCTTGGCTAATTCAACAACAAAGTAGCTACCCTTTTTTTGTTTGAACAATTCCTTTACTAATGCAATGGCAATACCCTTTCTTCTATATTTTTTCAAAATAAAAATATCATTAATGCTGTAATCATATTCCTTATTTAAAAACGGCCTTTCCAAGAGTAATAAAAACCCTACAATTGTCTTATCTTTTTTCAAAAAATATGGTGTTACCCCTTCCATCTTCCAAATCAATTCAAATGAATCAAACTCAAACGCACCATCTGATGATAGGTCTAAACCCTCGGTATACTCCGAAAGGTCATGTAAATAAAGGGAATATA
This window encodes:
- a CDS encoding ArsR/SmtB family transcription factor; translated protein: MNWDKDAIFKALGDSTRRLILDELSERNELTLYELTVRLIMKHDISISRQAIAKHLSVLEDAGLVKSKRKGKYRVVIFNNEPLKNLLKGWIE
- a CDS encoding GNAT family N-acetyltransferase, with the translated sequence MNVSLNQISSDERHILKNLYSLYLHDLSEYTEGLDLSSDGAFEFDSFELIWKMEGVTPYFLKKDKTIVGFLLLLERPFLNKEYDYSINDIFILKKYRRKGIAIALVKELFKQKKGSYFVVELAKNIPAVIFWRKIFSALNIDFEEKKKMIDDEECLMQSFHI